The following DNA comes from Octopus sinensis linkage group LG5, ASM634580v1, whole genome shotgun sequence.
tatatatattatatatataaattatatatatatatatatatatatatatatatatattgttctatgGAACAAGGAACGAAAAAGACGCATCGTTGTAGTGCTCTGCTGTCTAGTCAATGTGAATGTCAAGTCCAAAGTTATGGAAGCAGAAGATATTTACGTTAAGCGAAGGAGGAACTAACAGGTTTTGTAACCAggttataaatattcatttgttgctattattgatCATCCATTGGACCATGTTACGACAGATTTGCATAAACGCCTGGAAATACTGGGGTTCTCCAAGATAGAACAAAGAAACTGAATCGCACCCAAAAAAATCCAGCCAATTAGTTTTGCTGTGAAGACATCAGAAGGATTCCCGCGCATACGCACACTAATAACTATCCACGAAGCCCTGGAACAGTGACTGGCTCGATATCTCAAAGAAAATCCCATTCTTAGAAATTTGTCCTGCAAAAAGTTCTACTGAAGATGCTATTTCAGTTGGCAAAATCCATTGGGGAATGTATCGCAAAATATTCACCGAAATATTCGCATCTTTGCAACCTCGTTtctattttcattgaaaacatCAAAGATCTGAGGTTTTTAGAAGATGGATGGCTAGTATTTTGTGACGGTTATTAACGGAATGTGTGCCCACTTACTGCTCATCCATGTTACTAACAAGTTTACACGGAATAGTAGGGTTGCGCTTTAAACAGATACAGTCTACAGCTACGACAGTACAAACAGGACTGTATAATCATAGGAAAATTATAGAACATTATGTACACAGTATCATTTAAACAGGATCAtacagacagtatatatatatatatatatatataataataaatattagggaataaatccaaatttacagggaaaaaaatcagatttaggattaaatccaattttatagtaaaatattataaaatattattagagacaaaaccactattttgcaaaacaaacaaggaaagacttaatcaatacataaaattttaataaatagtctatttattaaaattttatgtattgattaagtctttccttgtttgttttgcaaaatagtggttttgtctctaataatatttatatatatatatatatatattatatatatatattatatatatatatatatatgtgtggtgtgtgtgtgtgtgtgtgtgtgtgtgtgtgtgtgtgtgtgtgtgtgtgtgtgtgtgtgtgtgtacgtgtggtgtgtgcgtgtgtgtgtgtgtgtgtgtgtgtatatacatataatatatgtgtgtatatatatatatatatatatatatatatatatatatatatatatatatatactatatatgtgtgtgtgtgtatatatataatatatatatatatatatataaagtagtatgtatgtatgtatgtatgtatgtatgtatgtatgtatgtatgtatgtattagggagatagtatattttatatacacagttTATATCCTGTacacagtatatattatatagacagtaCCTACTTTATAGACAGTAAATAACATTGGATAGTATATATCATATTAACTGTACATTTTATACAGATCAGTATCAGAGTTTacagtgtgcgcgcgtgcgtgtatgtatatatgtgtgtgtgtgtgtgcgtgtgtgtatgtaagtatgtatacacacacacacacaaacacacatacacacacacacacatgtaatatagaCACTATATAAACCAGTGTCAGGCAATATGCGGTAGTTTGTATCTGtcagtaaaaattaattttcctgTCCCTAAACATTTAAACCTCACATctccatatatgtaagtattattattagtgttgttataAGTGCTGTTGAAGAGATTGTAGAGGCAAATAAAAGCATTATACTCACGGATATCAAAGCATCTTCTTAACGTTGAATATTTCGAAGGGTTTAAGTATATATTCACTTTGTGGTCTTGTCAGAAATGTAGTCATTGTTGCGatcgatgttgttgctgatgttggtgctattggtgttgttgttgttgttgttgctgttgttgttgctcgtGTCTTAAATGTAATAGCGTAATCACAATGGCAATGTCTTAAGCGTGTCAACAAGATTGGGCAGTCAttagacaagagaaggaaaagttGGAAAGATTGGAGTGGTGTGGAGAAAGGAGAAATCAGAAAATTCAtacagaagaagaaggagagaaatgaaGATAAACTTCTTAAACTGCCAGTTCGGCGTACGCAGTTTCCAAATCGTCACACAAAACTTGGTATTTGTCTTTTTCGGCCTGTACTTCCGCCTCCAACCTATCGATTTCTCCTTCCAGTCGGGTCACGTTCGCTTCGGCTGTGGACGCTCGCAACTCGGCTTCACTCAATTTCTCCTGGTTGGTCTCTTCTTTTACACTCTTCAATTCAAGCATCTCTTCGCTACGAGTCAAGTCCATTTCTTGTATTTGGATACGACGATGGAGAGCCTGGATCTCAGCTTCAAGTTCGGACACTTTCTGCTCAGAGGAGTTCAAGCGGTCAGTGGTGTTTTCGTGTTTAGAAGTCACCTCATCGAGATCTTTCTCTACGTTAGTGTGTGCTTTCTGAAGCCATGTCAGTTCTTCTTCCGTTTTTTCTTTAGCAGCATAACAATCCTTTACCTTGTCCAATTCATTCTGAGCATTGTCCAAGTCCTGTTCTAAGATGGCATATTTCTTCTGCTGCCAGACCAACTCGTCATCCAGCTTGTTCTTCGCTTTCTCTATATCCTGTATTCTTTCCAACTCTCGAGTTATATTATCTAGTTCATTTTCTAAACTACTGTATTTTTTCTGCCAAGATGTCAAATCTTGTTCCAACAAGAATTTTGCTTGCTCCGCTTCTTTAAGCTTCTTTTCAAATTCGTCTGCTTTTTCCTTGGCCGTTTCCGCCTCAAGGCGAAGGGATTTCATTTTCTGCTTGCAAACATCCATGGTTGATCTGAAACAGTTACGATTTGCAACAAAACCTTTTTATTCTGAACTAATCGATGGAATATATACAGAACTTCGAGATTCCTTCTACTTTGCTTGAGGAATATTTCGTTTGGGGGGTAGTTGCTTCAGTTGGTTTAGATGTTTTTCTTCccctaaatatttttgtttctcgaCTCAAGCACTTCCTGACTTCACTGCCCGCTGCTAGCTGtagacaggcacacacgcacacacaactaacCCAAACGGAGATAAGGTGGAATGAGATACAGAAAGTCAAAGAAACTACCTTGTCTGGTTGGCTGGTTAGTTGGCAGGCAGGCGCgttggcaggcaggcaggcagtttggctggctggctggctgattgGTAGGTTGGTGTAGAGGGGGAACCGGCTCAGTATGCCTGAGATTGTCGATGATGCTGGGAGGAGGAACaggtagagagaggaagagaaaacgaACTAACACACACGCGTGTTTATTAATGGGAAACAGTTGAAGGGAGATAACTTACTAGCCATATTATTACTAAGATAAAAACCAAATAGGAATCTATACGAAGTGAGcagtagaaagagagggagagaaaaactaAATGAACTGAAAAAGGAGGAGAAACACTGACtgaaatgaaagagaggaagacaaagactagagagaaaaaaggacCGAAAGACTAAATGAGATGAGAGGGTAGGGTAGAAAgactaaaagaaagagagagagtggggaagagcGACCAACCTGCTAGACTTTATTCCTCTTTCgacaatattttaactattttacgTTTATCTACTTTTAGTAGAGATATTACTTGATAATACTTTAACATTGTTGATATTAATTATTGCATAAATActaatacttataattatattacagagagagagagagagagagagagaaaatcgacCTTGCGACTCGAGATCGCTTCTCACTTGCGGTCACTGAATACCACATATGACTTCTGGAAAAGCGTTAATTCCCtccacacatcaccaccaccgctacatcTAAGGACTCCTCTCTTGCTTAGACCACAAAATGATATTAGCCCAAAACATAATTAAAATGGTAAAATACATTAGAAAAGAGATGGGTACATCGATACACATGTAATACActcgcacgcgcatacacacacagatacatatacatatacatacatacatacatacatacatacatacagaagcatacacaagcatgcatacacacgcacacattcgtgcatgtgttgtgtgtgtgtgtgtgtgtgtgtgtgtgtgtaggtatagtgatgcaaacaggaaaaatagagctCAAACTAtcagtgagtatatgtatatttttattaatatgtagcaaaagagactgactcaAGGGCACTTGCCAaactatattacatacatacttttgtatgtatgtatgtatgtatgtatgtatgtatgtatgtatgtatgtatgtatgtatgtaataactaAGCGGACCAGGAGAATACAGGAGGACGGAAAGTGTCGCTAAAGAGGTCACAAATGCGTGATGAAACACTTCCGGACAATGAAcatcagttaaaataagaacagtaataaacaagtgaagaacgaatatgtagtgcgtgtgtttatttggcaagaatacacacacacacacacatatatatatacatacatgcacatatatacttacaacacACGCTcgcaagcgcgcgcacacatgcatacacacacacacaccacacacacactcatggaaACGCTTCTGTGAACAGATATCTTCCCCTTTAAACGACAGTTgataattcatcagaaattaatTCTCCAATAAGTCATGAAGTCTCTGATTAACACCGGTTTCTGCGGTGGTGATCAGACTGAGAGACACTATTCTCCCTGGATACTACTCAACACCCTCCACCCAAACATTAAACTAGTGAAGGATGAAGCATTCTTTTACATgcactgttttttttctctttttttttcttttttttttctttttgcttctgcTACGTTCATTCTAGGTTAAAGATGAACCAGTAAGTGTtactctctctgtcgctctctttatctatctgtatgtatatgtataaatgtgtgtttgtgtgtgtgtgtgtgtgtgtgtgtgtgtgtgtgtgtgtgtgtgtgtgtgtgtgtgcgtgtgcgtgtgcgtgtgtgtgcgtgcttgtgtgtgtgcgtgcttgtgtgtgtgcgtgcttgtgtgtgtgatatatcaatatatatttataaatatttatgtatgtgtatataatgatagAAAAATAAGTCAGAAAATGGAgcgatctttatttatttatctacttattaATTTAATCGTCcataatatcaatttttaaacCCTGCCGAACCACTGGGTTACTGGGATTAtaatcaaaccaacactggttgtgaagagGTGATGAGTAGACAAACACAAGCCcagactcacacaaacacacacacacacacacacacatattcacacagatacctacatcatatatatgatctatctatctattaatctatatacatatatgtatatatacatatacttatattgtatatatatagatatacatatatatatatatatatatatatatatatatattatatatatatattatatatacatatattatatatatatatatatatatatatatatatatatatatatatatatatatatattatatatatatatatatatatatacatacatatcttatctctctgtatgtataagtacgtataaatgtgtgtatgtatgtgcgcgcgtgttatattatatatatatatatatatatatatatatatataatgataaaatcaaaGTGAGTTattacagtagcggtaacacatcgtgacgtatatttgccatttcaatatggctacccctaagggtggacgctggaaaaagtataagtatttgtgaaggaaatctaattctcgccgacaactatgattgtcacacgctgacgagaggtcaatacctcgaaactcgagtccgtgtgtatcataagttgaagacgggaaggatgacttccctttgcaaatactgacagggcacagaaagtgtgtctatggccagctggaggagtgtgtcctcctggggctaaaaactacagtagcatccacccttaggggtagccatattgaaatggcaaatatacgtcactatattatatatatatatatatatatatatatatatatatatatatatatatatatatacacgactggcttctttcagtttccgtctacaaatctaCCCAGGAGGCTTTGGTCGGTCGGGGCTTttacaaaacacttgcccaaggtgtcaggtaGATAAGAATCAAATTTCTTATTATATGTCCACACttgcgcctctctctctttctcttctctctctctctctctctc
Coding sequences within:
- the LOC115211774 gene encoding tropomyosin Tod p 1.0102, translating into MDVCKQKMKSLRLEAETAKEKADEFEKKLKEAEQAKFLLEQDLTSWQKKYSSLENELDNITRELERIQDIEKAKNKLDDELVWQQKKYAILEQDLDNAQNELDKVKDCYAAKEKTEEELTWLQKAHTNVEKDLDEVTSKHENTTDRLNSSEQKVSELEAEIQALHRRIQIQEMDLTRSEEMLELKSVKEETNQEKLSEAELRASTAEANVTRLEGEIDRLEAEVQAEKDKYQVLCDDLETAYAELAV